The genome window GATGGCCGCGGTGGCACTGCTGTTTGCGATCTATCTGGTGAAGCCTAGTCCGTTTTGTGTGCTCGACGAAATTGATGCGGCACTCGACGATGCGAACATTGGCCGCTTCTGTGAAACACTGCATGGCTTTACCGAGAAGTCGCAGTTTTTAATCGTGACGCACAATAAGCGCACGATCTCTAACGCAGACACCGTATTCGGTGTGACAATGCCGGAGAAGGGCGTATCTAAGCTGCTCTCCATGCGCTTTAACCAAGATACAAATCGCCCTGAGCTTGCTGGTGCGGATAACTCGCAACCGTTCTAAGCAAGCTAGCTGCACCCACCTTCGCCTGTTTTTTGCGTGGTCGTTTGCAATCACTGCTCAGCTCATGTAGATCTATGGTTTCCATCTCCAATTGTAACCATTATGAATGAATTCGATCTTTTTAGTCCCTATACAATGGGCGAACTCAAACTGAGTAACCGCTTCGTAATGGCGCCGATGACTCGATCGCGCTCATCGCAGCCAGGCGATGTTCCAAATGCATTGATGGCTAAATACTATGCTCAGCGTGCCTCCGCAGGCTTGATCATTACTGAAGCGACTCAAGTTTCACTTCAAGCCATGGGTTATGCGAAGACGCCTGGGGTCTATTCTGCCGAACAAGTGGAAGGCTGGAAACTCACTACCGAAGCAGTCCACGCCAAGGACAGTCAAATTTTTCTGCAGCTCTGGCATGTTGGTCGAGTCTCTAGCGCTCAAGTTAATGGGCTACAACCCATCGCGCCGTCCGCGATTCCGGCCAAAGACACTAAGGTGTATATTTTTGATGGTGCCCCGAATGGTGATGCTACGATGATTGCGGTCGATGAGCCACGTGCAATGACCCTCGATGATATTGATGCAGTTATTGGCGAATTTCGAGTGGGTGCTCGTCATGCCATCGACGCTGGATTTGACGGCGTAGAGATTCATGGAGCGAATGGATATCTGATCGATCAATTTTTGCGGAGTAATAGTAATCATCGCACTGATGATTACGGTGGCAGCCTAGAGAACCGCATTCGCTTGTTAGTTGAGATTACTCGAGCTGTCGTCGACGAGATCGGAGCAGACAAGACGGGCGTCCGGCTCTCGCCATTTATTAGTTTTAAAGATATGAGCGACCCCGATATTTTGGAGACGATCATGCTTGCCGCACAGGCCTTAGATCAACTTGGCGTGACCTACATTCACTTGTGCGAAGCAGACTGGGACGATGCACCAGCGATTCCCGAGAACTTTCGCATTCAGTTGCGCGAGTGTTTCACAAAGACAATTATTGTCACAGGCAATAAGACCCCTGAACAAGCAAATGCACTGATCGCCTCAGGATATGTCGACCTTGTCGGTTTTGGTAGGAATTTCCTAACGAATCCAGACTATCCCGCGCGTGTTAAGTTGGGAGCTCCCCTTAACGAAATCAGCGATACTCATACACTCTTCGGAGGTGGAGAGGCTCGCGGGTATACAGATTACCCGGCACTAGCGGATTCGTGATATATCATTGAGTCGTCCC of Lentimonas sp. CC4 contains these proteins:
- a CDS encoding alkene reductase, translating into MNEFDLFSPYTMGELKLSNRFVMAPMTRSRSSQPGDVPNALMAKYYAQRASAGLIITEATQVSLQAMGYAKTPGVYSAEQVEGWKLTTEAVHAKDSQIFLQLWHVGRVSSAQVNGLQPIAPSAIPAKDTKVYIFDGAPNGDATMIAVDEPRAMTLDDIDAVIGEFRVGARHAIDAGFDGVEIHGANGYLIDQFLRSNSNHRTDDYGGSLENRIRLLVEITRAVVDEIGADKTGVRLSPFISFKDMSDPDILETIMLAAQALDQLGVTYIHLCEADWDDAPAIPENFRIQLRECFTKTIIVTGNKTPEQANALIASGYVDLVGFGRNFLTNPDYPARVKLGAPLNEISDTHTLFGGGEARGYTDYPALADS